The Saccharomyces cerevisiae S288C chromosome VII, complete sequence genome includes a region encoding these proteins:
- a CDS encoding uncharacterized protein (hypothetical protein; green fluorescent protein (GFP)-fusion protein localizes to the cytoplasm), which yields MPRDPLIGIVGKPSSGKSTTLNSLTDAGAAVGAFPFTTIEPNQATGYLQVECACSRFGKEDLCKPNYGWCSKGKRHIPIKLLDVAGLVPGAHSGRGLGNKFLDDLRHADALIHVVDVSGTTDAEGKNTRGYDPLNDIEWLQDEIRLWVEGNLKKRWGSIVRKHTATKSSIVDTLQAQFGGYGSHAPMIQKALDRLKGLPPLEKWDDEWITRVVKSFMMEKFPTVLALNKIDHPDADKNVSKIMLKYPDTKAVLTSAVTEVFLRKLKKQGFILYEEGTEFVDTFEDEPDKLKPLDDKILNRIENIRDLVLYRFGSTGVVQVLQAATDILGLIPVYTVKNIQTFTGGNGTNVFRDCFLVKRGTPVGKVARYIMGGEVTIASIETVGGVRVSEESLVEPGKNDILGFKIAPRSA from the coding sequence ATGCCCAGGGATCCATTGATTGGTATTGTGGGTAAGCCATCTTCAGGGAAATCCACCACATTAAATTCTTTGACGGACGCAGGTGCGGCGGTAGGAGCATTTCCCTTTACCACGATCGAGCCAAATCAGGCAACCGGCTACTTGCAAGTTGAGTGTGCTTGCTCCAGATTTGGCAAGGAAGATCTTTGTAAACCTAACTACGGGTGGTGTAGCAAGGGTAAGAGGCATATCCCCATCAAACTGTTGGATGTGGCAGGGCTTGTGCCTGGAGCGCATTCCGGCAGAGGGCTTGGAAATAAATTCTTGGATGATTTAAGACACGCAGATGCTCTTATTCATGTGGTGGACGTTAGTGGAACCACAGATGCAGAGGGGAAGAACACAAGAGGATATGATCCATTGAACGATATAGAATGGCTGCAAGACGAAATCAGGCTTTGGGTTGAGGGGAACCTGAAGAAAAGATGGGGGTCTATTGTGCGTAAACATACAGCAACGAAATCTAGCATAGTGGACACACTTCAAGCGCAATTCGGTGGGTACGGTTCACATGCGCCCATGATCCAAAAAGCCCTGGACAGGTTGAAGGGACTACCACCTTTGGAAAAATGGGATGACGAATGGATCACTCGAGTGGTCAAGTCCTTTATGATGGAGAAATTTCCAACTGTGTTGGCACTCAACAAGATTGACCACCCTGACGCCGATAAAAATGTTTCTAAAATCATGCTAAAGTATCCTGACACCAAAGCTGTACTGACCAGTGCAGTGACGGAAGTTTTTTtgaggaaattgaaaaagcaagGTTTTATATTATACGAGGAGGGCACGGAATTTGTTGACACATTTGAGGACGAGCCAGACAAACTAAAGCCACTGGACGACAAGATCCTTAacagaattgaaaatatcagaGATTTGGTCCTGTATAGATTCGGATCTACGGGTGTTGTTCAGGTTCTGCAAGCAGCAACGGACATCCTTGGTCTAATACCGGTGTACACTGTGAAGAACATCCAGACTTTTACGGGTGGCAACGGAACCAACGTATTTAGAGATTGTTTTTTGGTCAAGCGAGGAACCCCTGTTGGCAAAGTTGCCAGGTATATCATGGGTGGCGAGGTCACCATTGCAAGCATTGAAACCGTTGGCGGCGTGAGAGTCAGTGAAGAAAGTCTTGTTGAGCCCGGTAAGAATGACATACTCGGCTTCAAGATCGCTCCAAGATCAGCATAA
- the ZPR1 gene encoding zinc finger-containing protein ZPR1 (Chaperone with two zinc fingers essential for eEF1A biogenesis; nuclear in growing cells, cytoplasmic in starved cells; shuttled via process mediated by Cpr1p; binds translation elongation factor eEF-1 (Tef1p); relative distribution to nucleus increases upon DNA replication stress; human ZPR1 gene can complement yeast by allowing growth during down-regulation of yeast zpr1), translated as MSEQKEDLFKPVGEAAAEVEDESIAEQNKANDGVKLTGAQDAMGHPVQEIESLCMNCGKNGTTRLLLTSIPYFREIIIMSFDCPHCGFKNCEIQPASQIQEKGSRYVLKVECREDFNRQVIKSETATCKFVELDIEIPAKRGQLTTVEGLLSEMIDDLSQDQEMRKSIDEALYKKIDDFIQKVKSYINCEPNTIPITFILDDPAGNSWIEYKPGEPQHKWSHTQYVRTDEQNVQVGIITRDQLEQRRQEQLKQLANRERNPSESVKVGSANPQFLSDATDIENFNNEVQTFRASCPSCTQECETHMKPVNIPHFKEVIIMSTVCDHCGYKSNEVKTGGAIPDKGRRITLYCDDAADLSRDILKSETCSMVIPELHLDIQEGTLGGRFTTLEGLLRQVYEELESRIFTQTSDSMDEATKARWVEFFAKLKEAIAGKVKFTVIMEDPLAGSYIQNVYAPDPDPNMTIEDYERTKEQNEDLGLSDIKVE; from the coding sequence atgagCGAACAAAAGGAAGATTTGTTTAAACCAGTAGGAGAAGCTGCTGCAGAGGTCGAAGATGAAAGCATAGCCGAACAGAACAAAGCTAATGACGGCGTCAAGTTAACCGGCGCACAGGACGCCATGGGCCATCCAGTGCAAGAGATAGAGTCTCTTTGTATGAATTGTGGAAAGAACGGTACAACCAGACTTCTTCTGACTTCCATCCCTTATTTCAGAGAAATAATTATTATGTCATTCGACTGTCCTCACTGTGGGTTTAAGAACTGTGAGATCCAACCCGCTTCTCAAATTCAAGAGAAGGGCTCTCGTTACGTTTTGAAAGTGGAGTGCCGTGAAGATTTTAACAGGCAAGTTATTAAGTCAGAAACTGCCACTTGTAAGTTTGTCGAGCTAGACATTGAGATTCCTGCTAAGAGAGGTCAATTGACGACAGTTGAAGGTTTGTTATCCGAGATGATCGACGATCTGTCGCAAGACCAGGAAATGAGAAAATCTATAGACGAAGCTCTTTACAAGAAGATCGATGACTTCATACAGAAAGTTAAATCCTACATCAATTGTGAACCCAACACTATTCCGATTACATTTATTTTGGATGATCCTGCGGGAAATTCCTGGATCGAATACAAACCCGGTGAACCTCAACACAAATGGTCTCATACCCAGTACGTGAGAACCGACGAACAAAACGTTCAAGTTGGCATTATTACTAGAGACCAGTTGGAGCAACGTCGCCAAGAACAATTAAAACAATTGGCCAACCGTGAAAGAAATCCTTCTGAATCTGTCAAAGTTGGCTCAGCAAACCCACAGTTTTTGTCAGACGCCACCGACATCGAAAACTTTAACAACGAGGTGCAAACATTCAGAGCTTCTTGTCCATCGTGTACCCAAGAGTGTGAAACTCATATGAAGCCAGTAAATATCCCACACTTTAAAGAAGTCATTATCATGTCGACGGTCTGCGATCATTGTGGTTATAAGTCTAATGAGGTGAAGACCGGTGGTGCCATCCCTGACAAAGGAAGAAGGATTACTTTATACTGTGACGATGCAGCTGACTTGTCCCgtgatattttgaaatctgaGACCTGTAGTATGGTAATTCCTGAATTACATCTTGATATTCAAGAAGGTACATTGGGTGGTAGATTCACCACTTTGGAAGGTTTACTAAGACAAGTCTACGAAGAACTAGAATCCCGTATTTTCACTCAAACTTCGGATTCCATGGACGAAGCAACGAAAGCCCGCTGGGTAGAATTTTTTGCCAAGCTAAAGGAGGCCATCGCTGGGAAAGTCAAGTTCACAGTCATTATGGAAGATCCATTGGCCGGGTCGTACATACAAAATGTCTACGCCCCAGATCCGGATCCAAACATGACTATCGAAGATTATGAAAGAACTAAAGAGCAAAATGAAGACCTGGGATTGTCCGATATCAAGGTTGAGTAA
- the SLI1 gene encoding N-acetyltransferase (N-acetyltransferase; confers resistance to the sphingolipid biosynthesis inhibitor myriocin (ISP-1) by converting it into N-acetyl-myriocin, co-operates with Ypk1p in mediating resistance to myriocin), giving the protein MNLKLSAIESYFFHRSRLNLHSCFYVGIKLNELPKKSQLIAALKYTVIQHERLTCNVFYDELKKENFLQNILEPLKFCDLVEYRHDWDQLGETEINHIFQRYNFSYNENKPLWKILILPNQNQMLLLTDHVLMDGMSAIHVWETFMEGLQMQQPVEIDETIYSPSLNSSTEKIMSAPLYGDWPIPWNWHIVRQLVSRLHYWFPQTVVKNNRNLIQFANYSFPKDLLDDKPSDGTQKYKVKNTNHQWEFRLSPTHLNDILQECKANNTSLTSLLGALVCTSFEKIAAHEYTGSFLKIELPMNIRKPFERVLKLPSDDKLAVGNFIAVIEFNHKLHQNRGIWDIASQIQRAIRSSSEDKIIDKVNEVKLLEVISSQQYIEDKISLNNGPSSTFEVTNLGFQTFKDACNTSLPFYIVDATFNEPQGISSIFSLSVISTPGNGLHCCISYPNTLTKVLEPHWQYMKDYLNLY; this is encoded by the coding sequence ATGAATCTTAAACTTTCTGCTATTGAAAGTTACTTTTTCCATAGAAGCAGACTAAATTTGCATTCATGTTTTTATGTCGGAATCAAACTCAACGAATTGCCCAAAAAAAGTCAACTGATAGCGGCTCTTAAGTATACTGTAATCCAACATGAACGTTTGACTTGTAATGTATTCTatgatgaattgaaaaaggaaaacttCCTACAAAACATTCTTGAGCCACTGAAATTTTGCGATCTAGTAGAATACCGCCACGATTGGGACCAGTTAGGGGAAACCGAAATTAACCACATCTTTCAAAGGTATAACTTTTCATACAACGAGAATAAACCTTTATGGAAAATTCTGATCCTCCCtaatcaaaatcaaatgcTATTGCTGACAGATCATGTTCTCATGGATGGGATGTCCGCTATTCATGTGTGGGAAACGTTTATGGAAGGCCTACAGATGCAACAGCCGgttgaaattgatgaaacaATATATTCACCATCATTAAATTCATcaactgaaaaaataatgtcaGCCCCACTATACGGAGATTGGCCCATACCTTGGAATTGGCATATAGTGCGACAATTGGTCAGTAGACTACATTATTGGTTTCCACAAACAGTCGTaaaaaacaatagaaaTTTAATCCAATTTGCCAACTACTCATTTCCAAAAGACCTGCTGGATGATAAACCGAGCGATGGAACTCAAAAATACAAAGTTAAAAACACGAACCATCAATGGGAGTTTCGATTATCGCCGACCCATCTCAACGACATTTTACAAGAATGCAAGGCCAATAATACTTCGTTGACTTCCCTTTTAGGTGCCCTGGTCTGCACCAGTTTCGAAAAAATAGCTGCACATGAGTATACCGgatcatttttgaaaattgaaTTACCAATGAATATTAGAAAGCCTTTTGAACGAGTCTTGAAATTACCTTCAGATGATAAGCTCGCCGTGGGAAATTTTATTGCGGTCATAGAATTCAACCATAAACTACATCAAAACCGTGGAATATGGGATATCGCTTCTCAAATTCAAAGGGCCATAAGAAGCAGTTCCGAGGATAAAATAATAGATAAAGTAAACGAAGTAAAGTTATTGGAGGTTATTTCTTCTCAACAATACATAGAAGATAAAATTAGCTTGAATAACGGACCTTCTTCCACATTTGAAGTAACAAACTTAGGATTTCAAACATTTAAAGATGCATGCAACACCAGTTTACCGTTTTATATAGTGGATGCTACATTCAACGAGCCGCAAGGAAtatcttcaattttctcACTAAGCGTAATCTCTACTCCTGGTAACGGACTACATTGTTGTATCAGTTATCCAAATACTCTCACTAAAGTGCTAGAACCCCACTGGCAATATATGAAAGATTACTTAAATTTATACTAG
- the RTA1 gene encoding Rta1p (Protein involved in 7-aminocholesterol resistance; has seven potential membrane-spanning regions; expression is induced under both low-heme and low-oxygen conditions; member of the fungal lipid-translocating exporter (LTE) family of protein; RTA1 has a paralog, YLR046C, that arose from the whole genome duplication) has protein sequence MAKDGFELYRYTPELGASILFTVLFAVSGVAFVILLFHYSVKSKRRVGSLMKSQPVLRYYGTVNLAGAYIPFIFGCFVECVGFAFRCKSSKDTTLLNPYIIQTVFLLVSPTLYAASIYMIFGRMATLLFAENLMIMPARFNTTIFVIGDVGSLLLQAIGGAMMSKVTSASSGSHLVTAGLFIQIAFFGLFIINEVLFIFKMSKKPTNVSVRYGSWKYLNIALLVNSFLILIRSIVRAVEFIQGYDGEIASHEWYLYIFDGLPMFLLVLIFIVAFPLINIFRIHEESIQAQQSARFDGTDYPDVEVTSIEEDLASKSE, from the coding sequence ATGGCAAAAGACGGCTTCGAGTTATATAGATACACTCCGGAATTAGGTGCGAGTATACTTTTTACGGTACTTTTTGCAGTATCAGGGGTAGCATTTGTAATTTTACTATTCCATTATTCTGTGAAAAGTAAAAGGAGAGTTGGCTCTCTTATGAAGTCCCAACCCGTATTGCGGTATTACGGTACGGTAAACTTAGCAGGAGCGTACATTCCCTTTATATTTGGGTGTTTTGTTGAGTGTGTGGGCTTTGCGTTTAGATGTAAATCAAGCAAAGACACCACACTACTAAACCCCTATATTATTCAAACGGTTTTCTTGCTGGTGTCTCCAACATTATATGCTGCCAGTATTTACATGATTTTTGGTAGAATGGCTACTCTGCTGTTCGCAGAAAACTTAATGATCATGCCCGCTAGATTCAATACTACAATATTTGTGATTGGCGATGTAGGCAGTCTTCTATTACAAGCAATTGGTGGTGCTATGATGTCTAAAGTGACAAGTGCATCTTCTGGTTCTCATCTCGTTACAGCTGGTTTGTTCATTCAAATTGCTTTTTTTGGTCTCTTCATTATAAATGAGGttttgttcattttcaagatgAGCAAAAAACCAACCAATGTATCGGTAAGGTATGGTAGTTGGAAATACCTAAACATTGCTTTATTGGTGAACAGTTTCCTGATTTTAATTAGGTCGATCGTCAGAGCTGTTGAATTTATTCAGGGTTATGACGGAGAAATTGCCTCGCACGAGTGGtatctttatatttttgatgGTTTACCAATGTTTTTACTCGTATTAATTTTTATTGTGGCGTTCCCACTAATTAACATTTTTAGAATACATGAAGAGTCTATTCAAGCGCAACAATCAGCAAGATTTGACGGCACCGACTATCCTGACGTTGAGGTGACGTCTATCGAAGAAGATCTCGCTTCAAAGAGCGAATAA